One genomic window of Haliotis asinina isolate JCU_RB_2024 chromosome 4, JCU_Hal_asi_v2, whole genome shotgun sequence includes the following:
- the LOC137281577 gene encoding sucrase-isomaltase, intestinal-like, with the protein MTADAVTGSSTAKRKIAFAFFLIVCLAISLTVGLVLHFNKEKENSPVSSLGERSDVIVDCHPESDGTEEKCKDRGCLWSPVSDKGAPWCKFPAGYGYRMVGDVMDTPMGMRVELERTSHPQYLTRSASFDNIYLDVDFHTDSRLRLRFYPKNDSRWEIPDSVLNITSPSKASETTRLYNVTIVDTPVFGVIITRVSNNQTIFNTSLPGFIYSDQYLQLTTRLASSNVYGFGEHNHRQLRHDLSWKTWSIFTRDVAPVDEWNLYGAHPTYMNVEDDGSAHMVFLKNSNAMEVFLQPSPHPAITFRTIGGVLDFYIFLGSSPGEAVQQYTAAIGRPVMPPYWTLGFHLCRWGYTNISDLRMVIDRNREIGIPYDAQWADLEYMFNKFVFSYNRETFPGLPDLVRDLHDHDQKFVVIVDPGLGNDPNISSLIKHNSPGYDVFDDGSREGVLVMNPNNSGPIVAEVWPGTTGYPDFTNPATEAWWEKWARYFHDNESIEFDSLWIDMNEPASFVPGSVDGCENNKWNYPPYTPNILGRGEDGRMYDKTLCMDAIQHLGSHYDVHSLYAHTQAIQTYNALKNIFPGKRPWTMTRSSYAGTGKYATKWMGDNQSRWEQMKWSIVGILEFGLFGFSLNGADICGFWYEAEYEMCVRWHQLGAFYPFARNHNALGDAPDFFKPQDPAAWDARFVRLAKEALITRYKLLPYLYTLMHNAHARGDTVMRPLLFEFPNDPVCLSVDEQFLLGPALLVSPVLNKGQTTVTAYFPEGRWYDYFQGETVAVNKDYLDLDTPLEKFNLHVRGGHVIPWQVPAITTNSSRKNKMGAIVALDKEGRAEGELFWDDGESIDTYETDHYLLIKFRMPKYGELHVVQTGSVSVFPPPPPPPLDQLDIYGLQTIPLSVSLDGHVVPVDNIRQSYAITSLLNLNMTLTGNHTITWT; encoded by the exons ATGACTGCCGATGCTGTTACTGGGAGTTCCACGGCCAAGAGGAAAATTGCCTTTGCCTTTTTCTTGATTGTGTGTTTGGCTATCTCGCTGACTGTGGGGCTCGTCTTGCATTTCAACAAGGAAAAGGAAAATTCACCAGT TTCCAGCTTAGGCGAGCGCTCTGATGTCATCGTTGATTGTCACCCAGAGTCTGACGGTACAGAGGAGAAGTGCAAGGACAGGGG CTGCTTATGGTCTCCGGTATCTGACAAGGGCGCCCCCTGGTGTAAATTCCCCGCCGGATATGGCTACAGAATGGTGGGTGACGTGATGGACACACCAATGGGCATGCGCGTGGAACTGGAGCGCACATCGCATCCTCAGTATCTCACCCGCTCGGCGTCTTTCGATAATATATACCTCGACGTGGACTTCCACACCGACTCCCGCCTTAGATTAAGG TTCTATCCCAAGAACGACTCCAGATGGGAGATACCCGATAGCGTCCTGAACATAACGTCTCCCAGCAAGGCCAGCGAGACGACACGGCTGTACAATGTAACCATCGTGGATACTCCAGTGTTTGGCGTTATCATCACCCGGGTGTCCAACAACCAGACAAT ATTCAACACCTCCCTGCCAGGGTTTATCTATTCCGACCAGTACCTGCAGCTGACTACGAGACTGGCGTCCAGCAACGTATACGGCTTCGGTGAACACAACCATCGCCAGCTCCGTCATGACCTGTCCTGGAAGACGTGGAGCATCTTCACCCGAGATGTGGCGCCTGTT GACGAGTGGAACCTGTACGGCGCTCACCCCACCTACATGAACGTGGAGGACGACGGTAGTGCCCACATGGTCTTCCTCAAGAACAGCAACGCCATGG AGGTGTTCCTGCAGCCATCTCCACATCCAGCCATCACTTTTAGAACCATCGGCGGCGTCCTCGACTTCTACATCTTCCTCGGGTCCTCCCCCGGGGAGGCGGTTCAACAGTACACGGCG GCTATCGGTAGACCTGTTATGCCCCCTTACTGGACGCTGGGCTTCCACCTCTGCCGCTGGGGCTACACCAACATCAGCGACCTGAGGATGGTCATCGACCGGAACAGGGAAATCGGGATACCATAT GACGCTCAGTGGGCCGACCTGGAATATATGTTTAACAAGTTCGTCTTCAGCTACAACCGCGAGACCTTCCCGGGACTCCCCGATCTTGTGCGTGACCTTCATGACCACGACCAGAAGTTTGTTGTCATCGTG GATCCAGGTTTGGGCAACGACCCAAACATCAGCAGCCTCATAAAACACAACAGTCCAGGTTACGACGTATTCGACGATGGTTCCAGAGAGGGAGTGCTGGTGATGAATCCGAACAACTCCGGTCCCATCGTAGCCGAA GTGTGGCCAGGCACTACCGGGTACCCCGATTTCACAAACCCGGCTACAGAGGCTTGGTGGGAGAAGTGGGCGCGGTATTTCCATGACAACGAGAGTATCGAGTTTGATTCCCTCTGGATC GACATGAACGAACCTGCAAGTTTTGTCCCCGGATCTGTAGACGGCTGTGAGAACAACAAGTGGAACTACCCGCCATACACCCCAA ATATCCTGGGTCGAGGGGAGGACGGACGCATGTATGACAAGACTCTCTGTATGGATGCCATACAACATCTCGGCAGCCACTACGACGTACACAGTTTGTATGCCCACACACAGGCCATACAGACATACAA TGCTCTGAAGAACATATTCCCCGGCAAGCGGCCTTGGACGATGACCCGTTCATCCTATGCGGGGACAGGGAAGTATGCTACAAAGTGGATGGGGGACAACCAGTCTCGCTGGGAACAGATGAAGTGGTCCATTGTGG GAATCCTAGAGTTCGGTCTTTTCGGGTTTTCCTTG AACGGCGCCGACATCTGCGGGTTTTGGTACGAGGCGGAGTACGAGATGTGCGTCAGGTGGCATCAGCTGGGCGCTTTCTACCCATTCGCCCGCAACCACAACGCTCTGGGGGACGCTCCTGACTTCTTCAAG CCACAAGACCCCGCTGCCTGGGACGCCCGATTCGTCCGTCTTGCCAAAGAGGCACTTATCACCCGCTACAAGCTGCTACCCTACCTGTACACCCTCATGCACAATGCGCATGCGCGGGGAGACACTGTCATGAGGCCCCTCCTTTTCGA GTTCCCTAACGACCCTGTCTGTCTGAGTGTTGATGAACAATTCCTGCTGGGACCTGCACTGCTGGTGTCTCCAGTCCTAAACAAG GGGCAGACAACCGTGACAGCATATTTCCCAGAAGGCCGTTGGTATGACTACTTCCAG GGTGAAACGGTTGCGGTAAACAAGGATTACCTTGACCTTGACACGCCTTTGGAGAAGTTCAACCTTCACGTCAGGGGTGGTCACGTGATTCCATGGCAGGTGCCGGCTATCACAACTAACTCAAG TCGAAAGAACAAGATGGGTGCCATTGTTGCCCTGGATAAAGAGGGTCGAGCAGAGGGCGAGCTGTTCTGGGATGATGGGGAATCAATAG ATACCTACGAAACAGACCATTATTTATTGATCAAGTTCCGCATGCCCAAG TACGGTGAGCTACACGTGGTTCAGACAGGGTCTGTGTCAGTGTTCCCGCCGCCTCCGCCTCCGCCGTTAGACCAGCTGGACATCTACGGCCTCCAGACCATTCCACTGTCCGTCAGTCTGGACGGGCACGTGGTGCCCGTCGACAACATACGGCAGTCCTACGCG ATTACTTCGTTACTGAACCTGAACATGACCCTCACTGGCAACCACACTATCACGTGGACGTAG
- the LOC137280955 gene encoding cell surface glycoprotein 1-like: MQVQLHFPTPTSTPTPAPAPAPAPAPTPSPTPTPSPTPTPTPTPSPTPSPTPTPSPTPTPTPTPTPSPAPAPTPSPTPSPSPTPTPTPSPTPSPTPTPSPTPTPTPTPTPSPTPAPTPSPTPTPTPPAPAPSPTPTPSPSPTPSPTPTPPAPAPSPTPSPSPTPSPTPTPTPSPSPTPTPTPTPTPSPTPTPTPTPTPSPTPAPTPSPTPTPSPSPTPSPTPTPPAPAPSPTPSPSPTPSPTPTPTPSPSPTPTPTPTPTPTPSPTPTPTPTPTPTPTPSPAPSPTPSPSPTPTPSPTPTPTPSPSPTPTPTPTPTPSPTPAPTPSPSPTPTPSPTPSPTPTPPTPAPAPSPTPSPSPTPTPSPSPTPTPSPTPTPSPSPSPSPSPTPTPTPTPTPTPTPTPSIHQSPSPSSTVSTNPEPCARTIFFILFAANRYKPNNTQAFIHSAPSSLDINTQLE; encoded by the exons ATGCAAGTGCAGCTGCAtttccctacacctacatctacacctacacctgcacctgcacctgcacctgcacctgcacctacaccttcacctacacctacaccttcacctacacctacacctacacctacaccttcacctacaccatcacctacacctacaccttcacctacacctacacctacacctacacctacaccatcacctgcacctgcacctacaccttcacctacaccttcaccttcacctacacctacacctacaccttcacctacaccatcacctacacctacaccttcacctacacctacacctacacctacacctacaccatcacctacacctgcacctacaccttcacctacacctacacctacaccacctgcacctgcaccttcacctacacctacaccttcaccttcacctacaccttcacctacacctacaccacctgcacctgcaccttcacctacaccttcaccttcacctacaccttcacctacacctacacctacaccttcaccttcacctacacctacacctacacctacacctacaccatcacctacacctacacctacacctacacctacaccatcacctacacctgcacctacaccttcacctacacctacaccttcaccttcacctacaccttcacctacacctacaccacctgcacctgcaccttcacctacaccttcaccttcacctacaccttcacctacacctacacctacaccttcaccttcacctacacctacacctacacctacacctacacctacaccatcacctacacctacacctacacctacacctacacctacacctacaccatcACCTgcaccttcacctacaccttcaccttcacctacacctacaccttcacctacacctacacctacaccttcaccttcacctacacctacacctacacctacacctacaccatcacctacacctgcacctacaccttcaccttcacctacacctacaccttcacctacaccttcacctacacctacaccacctacacctgcacctgcaccttcacctacaccttcaccttcacctacacctacaccttcaccttcacctacacctacaccttcacctacacctacaccttcaccttcaccttcaccttcaccttcacctacacctacacctacacctacacctacacctacacctacacctac ACCGTCAATTCACCAATCGCCTTCGCCTTCGTCCACAGTTTCGACAAACCCAGAACCTTGCGCCAGGACCATCTTCTTCATCTTGTTCGCAGCCAACAGATACAAACCAAACAACACCCA AGCCTTCATCCACTCGGCTCCTTCTAGTCTTGACATCAACACGCAGCTGGAGTAA